A genomic region of Photobacterium swingsii contains the following coding sequences:
- a CDS encoding DUF2982 domain-containing protein: protein MNKTSVIETPTMETRYIKPINSQPSVYWFAFSLAAILAIGITSFLIPTINNVGLSILLLFAITFSVMAFKQMSTPVLTFTLSFMHLQYHSAEGGWSLRWQSIQQLGLAELPTAEGWYQTLPWMGVKLKNYDDFLTSVCPRVASKMLIEQRGLLFIAFKRTPNSPHAIEDMLFDDTPYITQNGVVLKGLIAMLANRMRYNRELLGFDFFIADDLFDRPLGEFVGLARRYLAQANTSTVN, encoded by the coding sequence GTGAACAAAACATCTGTTATCGAGACACCAACAATGGAAACTCGGTACATCAAACCCATCAATAGCCAACCCAGCGTTTACTGGTTTGCGTTCAGTCTCGCTGCTATTTTGGCCATAGGTATCACAAGTTTTCTAATACCAACGATCAATAACGTCGGATTATCTATCTTGTTACTGTTTGCCATTACCTTTTCGGTCATGGCATTTAAACAAATGAGCACCCCGGTTCTGACATTCACCCTCAGTTTTATGCACTTGCAATATCACAGCGCAGAAGGCGGTTGGTCGCTTCGCTGGCAATCTATTCAGCAACTTGGGTTAGCAGAGTTACCAACTGCAGAGGGTTGGTATCAGACATTGCCTTGGATGGGAGTAAAACTAAAGAATTATGATGATTTTTTAACCTCCGTCTGCCCACGAGTAGCCAGCAAAATGTTAATAGAACAACGTGGCTTGCTATTTATTGCTTTTAAACGTACTCCAAACAGCCCACACGCAATTGAAGACATGTTATTTGATGATACCCCTTACATCACCCAAAACGGCGTCGTGCTGAAGGGTTTAATCGCTATGCTTGCAAACCGCATGCGCTATAACCGTGAACTATTAGGGTTTGATTTCTTTATTGCTGATGATTTATTTGATCGACCTTTAGGCGAGTTTGTTGGATTAGCGAGGCGGTATCTTGCTCAAGCTAATACCAGCACCGTTAATTGA
- a CDS encoding L,D-transpeptidase family protein — protein MAMRKQCSLSVALVLALSGQPWANADGNTVPIISPQGLDSQDSVTQSTKPVTSLVSQQTSSRVIHSASTLTSTPPSSTSIESPQVPGAVSIKSSPLEMQKAKSWVSEVSRNVRDLQYVDKLAQIYYAVGYTPLWQDSFVANEFEDQIRILALAGIEPEFARRYAMLQHFKQGNDWRQYDLLATDTLLSYMSYVESLPKYGKQWLFGSGLAMPLPLPSEAAIARILSAVETNRLRYFITSLKPLDESYTRMVLAINELQQLESTTWPTFYQRGIIRIGAPLKQPEALITVLHQLGDLTDYQAESLRASNIRHYNIDLVQGVKSFQQRHGLKVDGVIGPKTRYWLALSPKQRVRVLALNTQRVRLWPMNSPSVLIVNIPGYEMNLWLDNKHVMDSRVIVGRPDRRTPLMSSSINSVVFNPYWNVPISIMQKDILPKAKYDSSYITRKNFAVIRSWTSSEQIPVSAIDWRNVSVKSFPYRLRQKPGARNALGRYKFNIPNKNAIYLHDTPAKSLFSEDGRAFSSGCVRVEHADDLAMVLLNYSGVSEQRVNTLSSRSSTKTVGLKHKVQVHLIYQTAWVDDEGLVNFRDDVYLYDKMSYASQTEQKLTTVYKE, from the coding sequence ATGGCTATGAGAAAACAATGCAGTTTATCCGTCGCATTAGTGCTCGCTCTTAGTGGGCAGCCGTGGGCAAATGCTGATGGTAATACTGTCCCTATCATTAGCCCCCAAGGGCTGGATTCACAAGACTCCGTTACTCAAAGTACTAAGCCAGTAACGTCACTTGTTAGCCAACAGACGTCTTCTCGTGTAATTCATTCTGCCTCAACCTTAACTTCTACGCCGCCTTCTTCTACGTCTATAGAGTCGCCTCAAGTGCCAGGGGCGGTATCGATTAAATCGTCACCTTTAGAAATGCAAAAAGCAAAATCTTGGGTGTCTGAAGTTTCGCGTAATGTCCGTGATTTGCAGTATGTCGATAAATTGGCTCAGATTTATTATGCCGTCGGGTATACACCTTTATGGCAAGACTCCTTTGTTGCTAATGAATTTGAAGATCAAATACGGATTTTAGCGCTTGCTGGAATAGAGCCTGAATTTGCGCGTCGTTACGCCATGCTTCAGCACTTTAAGCAAGGTAACGATTGGCGGCAATATGATTTGTTAGCAACAGACACCTTGTTAAGCTATATGAGTTATGTAGAAAGTTTGCCTAAGTATGGTAAGCAATGGCTATTTGGTAGTGGCTTAGCTATGCCATTACCACTCCCTTCTGAAGCAGCGATAGCACGTATACTCAGTGCAGTTGAAACCAATCGGCTGCGCTACTTTATTACGTCACTCAAACCGCTTGATGAAAGTTATACCCGCATGGTCTTAGCCATTAATGAATTACAGCAGTTAGAGTCAACGACGTGGCCGACTTTTTACCAAAGGGGCATTATTCGGATTGGTGCGCCTTTAAAACAACCTGAAGCTTTAATTACCGTATTACACCAACTTGGTGATTTGACGGACTATCAAGCCGAATCACTTCGCGCATCCAATATTCGTCATTACAATATTGATTTGGTACAGGGTGTTAAAAGCTTTCAGCAACGGCATGGGCTAAAAGTCGACGGCGTGATTGGTCCTAAAACCCGCTACTGGTTAGCCTTATCACCTAAGCAGCGGGTACGCGTGCTGGCCTTAAATACCCAGCGCGTACGATTATGGCCTATGAACTCCCCATCAGTGTTAATCGTCAATATCCCCGGTTATGAGATGAATTTATGGCTGGATAATAAGCATGTTATGGATAGTCGGGTCATCGTTGGTCGCCCTGATCGTCGAACACCGTTAATGAGTTCAAGTATTAACTCCGTGGTCTTTAATCCCTATTGGAATGTCCCTATTTCTATTATGCAGAAAGATATTCTGCCAAAAGCCAAATACGACAGCAGCTATATTACGCGCAAAAATTTTGCAGTAATACGGAGCTGGACAAGCTCAGAGCAAATCCCAGTATCAGCGATAGACTGGCGTAATGTGTCTGTTAAATCCTTCCCATATCGACTTCGTCAAAAGCCGGGAGCACGCAATGCGTTAGGGCGCTATAAATTCAATATTCCAAACAAGAATGCCATTTACTTGCATGATACTCCCGCGAAAAGCCTGTTTAGCGAAGATGGTCGCGCATTCAGCTCGGGTTGCGTGCGGGTTGAGCATGCCGATGATCTCGCCATGGTATTGCTGAACTATTCGGGGGTTTCAGAGCAAAGAGTGAATACTTTGAGTTCGCGTTCTAGCACTAAAACCGTTGGATTGAAGCATAAAGTACAGGTTCACCTCATATATCAAACCGCTTGGGTGGACGATGAAGGCTTGGTTAACTTCCGTGATGACGTTTATCTTTACGATAAAATGAGCTACGCATCGCAAACTGAACAGAAACTTACAACTGTTTACAAAGAATAA
- a CDS encoding imelysin family protein: MKKTFARTFIATAILSTPLLSQAATQEAVVEHYADIAHSVYSDAVITAQSLDKSLKALIESPSQANLELARKAWIQARVPYQQSEVFRFGNAVVDDWEGQLNAWPLDEGLIDYVADDYQYELGNEGAQANIVANKTVQVGNQKLDTQKITPELLAELNEIGGSEANVATGYHAIEFLLWGQDLNGTKAGAGERSYTDFAYGEACTNGSCDRRREYLQAASTLLMTDLKWMEKQWSADVKANYRAELLADSAENGLRKMLFGMGSLSLGELAGERMKVALEANSTEDEHDCFSDNTHNSHYYNEQGIYNVYTGTYMRVNGSLVSGPSIHDLVAKKDKAAAKEIQAEFDNARGAVYSLVTSAEKNNQYFDQLIAADNVEGNKLVNNSISALVKQTVEIERAAKILGVANLNPDTADHQF, from the coding sequence ATGAAAAAGACGTTTGCACGTACTTTTATTGCAACCGCCATTTTATCTACCCCTCTTTTGTCACAAGCAGCAACGCAAGAAGCTGTCGTTGAACATTACGCTGATATTGCTCACAGCGTATATAGCGATGCTGTAATTACTGCACAGTCACTTGATAAATCGCTTAAAGCTCTGATTGAAAGTCCAAGCCAAGCAAACTTAGAGCTGGCACGTAAAGCATGGATTCAAGCACGTGTACCTTATCAGCAATCTGAAGTCTTCCGTTTTGGTAATGCCGTTGTTGATGATTGGGAAGGACAGCTCAATGCATGGCCACTTGATGAAGGTTTGATTGATTACGTTGCTGATGATTATCAATACGAGTTAGGTAATGAAGGCGCGCAAGCGAATATTGTGGCGAACAAAACGGTTCAAGTCGGTAACCAAAAGTTAGACACCCAAAAAATAACGCCTGAACTATTGGCGGAATTGAATGAAATTGGTGGATCTGAAGCTAATGTCGCAACGGGTTACCACGCGATAGAGTTCTTGCTATGGGGGCAAGACCTTAATGGTACAAAAGCAGGTGCGGGTGAGCGATCTTATACTGACTTTGCTTACGGTGAAGCATGTACTAACGGTAGCTGTGATCGCCGTCGTGAATACCTGCAAGCCGCTTCAACACTGTTGATGACGGATCTGAAGTGGATGGAAAAGCAGTGGTCTGCTGATGTGAAAGCCAACTACCGTGCCGAATTATTGGCAGACAGTGCAGAGAATGGTTTGCGTAAGATGCTGTTTGGTATGGGGTCACTATCACTCGGTGAACTAGCTGGTGAGCGCATGAAGGTGGCTCTTGAAGCTAACTCAACGGAAGATGAGCATGATTGTTTCTCGGATAATACGCACAACTCGCACTACTACAACGAGCAAGGCATTTACAACGTATACACAGGCACATACATGCGTGTGAATGGTTCTTTGGTGTCAGGTCCGAGTATTCATGATTTAGTGGCGAAAAAAGACAAAGCCGCTGCGAAAGAGATTCAAGCCGAATTTGATAATGCGCGTGGTGCAGTTTACAGCTTAGTGACATCAGCTGAGAAAAATAATCAGTACTTTGATCAGTTGATTGCTGCAGATAATGTTGAAGGCAACAAGCTAGTAAACAACTCGATTTCAGCCTTGGTAAAACAAACGGTTGAAATTGAACGTGCAGCAAAAATTCTTGGTGTAGCGAACTTAAATCCAGATACAGCGGATCATCAGTTCTAA
- a CDS encoding di-heme oxidoreductase family protein, translated as MKHSPTAILLSTLISMPIIAAASDQNIEPLEAAATKATFLSGGATTVKKSGPNAFSLPAANLPLTKRLDFSVGNSFFRNPWVQAPATTDARDGLGPIFNTNGCQNCHIKDGRGHPPEEGATNAVSMLVRLSIPAMTPEQKKALITDGVIPEPMYGGQLQDFAISGAKPEGQIAISYQNVPVTFTDGEVVILRKPTLTLTDLQYGELHPQVQMSARIAPPMIGLGLLEQIPESTLYAIAEQQRKDGAGVSGKVNKVWDVQTQQTAVGRFGWKAGQPNLMQQNAAAFNGDVGLTSHLFPNENCTEQQTICAELPNGGQPEVSEKILNFVEFYSQHLAVPSRRNVTDPAVIQGERLFANIGCGSCHQSQIQTAKNEALPALSEQMINPYSDLLLHDMGEGLADHRGEFLATGTEWRTAPLWGIGYTEEVNGHTNFLHDGRARTLMEAVLWHGGEAQTSRDRVIALSKAERKALIAFLESL; from the coding sequence ATGAAGCATTCACCGACTGCTATTCTTCTTTCTACATTAATATCGATGCCTATTATCGCAGCGGCTTCTGATCAGAATATCGAGCCTCTTGAAGCGGCTGCAACCAAAGCAACGTTTTTATCGGGTGGGGCAACAACGGTCAAAAAGTCAGGGCCGAATGCCTTTTCATTACCTGCCGCCAATCTCCCTTTAACTAAACGTTTAGACTTTAGTGTGGGTAACAGTTTTTTCCGAAACCCTTGGGTACAAGCGCCAGCAACGACGGATGCTCGTGATGGCCTAGGCCCAATATTCAATACCAATGGTTGCCAGAATTGCCACATTAAGGATGGTCGAGGGCATCCACCAGAAGAAGGGGCGACGAACGCGGTGTCTATGTTGGTACGATTGAGTATTCCTGCCATGACGCCAGAGCAAAAAAAAGCCCTGATCACCGATGGCGTGATCCCCGAGCCTATGTATGGCGGCCAGTTACAAGATTTTGCGATTTCAGGTGCCAAGCCTGAAGGGCAAATTGCTATCAGTTACCAAAATGTTCCTGTCACATTCACTGATGGTGAAGTGGTGATATTACGTAAGCCCACGCTGACGCTCACCGATCTTCAATACGGTGAATTGCATCCCCAAGTGCAGATGTCAGCACGTATTGCCCCACCTATGATAGGCCTTGGCCTATTAGAACAAATTCCTGAGTCAACGCTGTATGCCATCGCAGAGCAACAACGAAAAGATGGCGCTGGCGTATCGGGTAAAGTCAATAAAGTCTGGGATGTACAAACTCAACAAACGGCTGTTGGTCGTTTTGGCTGGAAAGCGGGACAACCTAATTTAATGCAGCAAAATGCGGCAGCATTTAATGGTGATGTCGGCTTAACCAGCCATTTGTTCCCGAATGAGAACTGTACAGAGCAGCAGACTATTTGTGCTGAGCTTCCTAATGGTGGACAGCCTGAAGTGAGTGAGAAAATTCTTAATTTTGTTGAATTTTACTCACAACACCTTGCAGTGCCTAGTCGTCGAAATGTGACAGATCCAGCGGTAATACAAGGTGAGAGGCTGTTTGCTAATATTGGCTGCGGCAGTTGTCATCAGAGCCAAATTCAAACCGCTAAAAATGAAGCGTTACCTGCGTTGTCAGAGCAAATGATCAATCCATATTCAGATCTTCTATTACACGATATGGGGGAAGGGTTAGCTGATCATCGAGGGGAGTTTTTAGCAACCGGTACAGAGTGGCGAACCGCACCATTATGGGGAATTGGTTATACCGAGGAAGTTAACGGTCATACTAATTTCTTACACGATGGTCGAGCACGCACCTTGATGGAGGCTGTGTTATGGCATGGTGGTGAAGCTCAGACCAGTCGAGATCGTGTTATTGCACTATCTAAAGCTGAGCGTAAAGCGCTCATTGCGTTTCTCGAATCGCTGTAA
- a CDS encoding DUF1513 domain-containing protein, translated as MVTDLTRRKLLKMALASASLTSASSMVGCATNLVGHSQRDSVVSNKQSAIIGCSRRLSGGYAAVVADSTGMPLYQFALPARGHGIAVQPHGSLAAAFGRRPGHYMQVFDYQTGGQFPLIIAKPNRYFYGHGVFSADGQYLFATEGERGTSQGIIGVYRISTLSDKGDIEKVSEFTGFGIGPHEVVLADNDTLAIGVGGVHTKGRTPVNLESMQPALVYLDIKTGELIEQAVLTNKQLSIRHLSVTESGDVVCGQQFRGEPEQAAPLVAIHQRGKALEHLQADEEEWLRFNHYIASIASLDGYLLATSPRGNCYGIWREIDKQLIDLQPLIDASGVGVINSKWVVGSGSGKMLTVSQHGQQRVSHSPVLWDNHWSVLA; from the coding sequence ATGGTGACTGATTTAACACGGCGTAAGCTGCTTAAAATGGCGCTGGCTTCGGCATCTTTAACGTCTGCATCTTCGATGGTGGGATGCGCTACAAATTTGGTTGGTCATAGCCAACGTGATAGCGTCGTATCAAACAAGCAGTCAGCAATAATAGGCTGTAGTCGCAGGCTTTCAGGCGGATATGCTGCCGTTGTTGCCGATAGTACAGGGATGCCACTCTATCAATTTGCATTACCCGCAAGAGGTCACGGTATTGCCGTTCAGCCACATGGTTCGCTAGCAGCCGCTTTTGGACGAAGGCCTGGTCATTACATGCAGGTTTTCGACTATCAAACAGGTGGGCAATTTCCTCTCATTATCGCAAAGCCTAATCGTTATTTTTACGGCCATGGTGTTTTTTCTGCCGATGGGCAATACCTGTTTGCTACAGAAGGGGAGCGTGGAACAAGCCAAGGTATTATTGGTGTTTATCGTATTAGTACCCTGAGTGATAAAGGTGATATTGAAAAAGTATCTGAATTCACGGGATTTGGTATCGGCCCTCATGAAGTGGTACTAGCAGACAATGATACGTTGGCAATTGGTGTTGGTGGTGTACATACCAAGGGGAGAACACCTGTTAACCTTGAATCGATGCAACCTGCTTTGGTGTACCTTGATATAAAGACTGGGGAGCTTATAGAGCAGGCAGTGCTAACCAATAAACAACTTAGTATTCGGCACTTGAGTGTCACGGAGAGTGGCGATGTCGTATGCGGTCAACAGTTCCGTGGTGAACCAGAACAAGCCGCGCCGCTTGTCGCCATTCACCAGCGTGGAAAAGCGTTAGAACATCTGCAAGCAGACGAAGAAGAGTGGCTTCGTTTTAATCATTATATCGCGAGTATTGCTAGCCTTGATGGTTATTTGCTCGCAACGTCACCAAGAGGAAATTGCTATGGTATCTGGCGTGAAATAGACAAGCAGCTCATTGATTTACAACCACTTATTGATGCCTCTGGTGTGGGTGTTATCAATAGTAAGTGGGTTGTGGGATCGGGTTCTGGCAAGATGTTAACTGTCTCGCAGCATGGTCAACAGCGAGTCAGTCATAGCCCTGTTCTATGGGATAATCATTGGAGCGTTTTGGCTTAA
- a CDS encoding MBL fold metallo-hydrolase, translating to MSLQFEIVPVTPYQQNCSIVWCDETKAAVVVDPGGDVHLLKAKIAELGLNVVKLVLTHGHLDHVGGTTALAADLGVPVWGPHKEDAFWLQGLARQSEMFGFPLTEAFDPDRWLDEGDDIPVGNQVLHVLHTPGHTPGHVILHNTDAKIAFVGDVLFNGGIGRTDFPKGDYQTLINSIKGKLWPLGNDVTFVPGHGPLSTFGNERASNPFVADEMPLY from the coding sequence ATGAGCCTTCAATTTGAAATTGTACCTGTAACACCGTATCAGCAAAATTGTTCGATTGTATGGTGTGATGAAACCAAAGCGGCAGTCGTGGTCGACCCAGGTGGTGATGTTCACTTACTGAAAGCTAAAATTGCCGAGTTAGGTCTGAACGTTGTTAAGTTAGTGCTGACACACGGTCACTTGGATCATGTCGGCGGAACAACAGCGTTAGCGGCTGACCTAGGTGTGCCTGTATGGGGCCCTCACAAAGAAGACGCTTTCTGGCTACAAGGTTTAGCACGTCAAAGTGAAATGTTTGGCTTCCCATTAACTGAAGCATTTGACCCTGACCGCTGGTTAGATGAAGGTGATGACATCCCCGTTGGTAATCAAGTGCTGCACGTATTGCATACGCCTGGCCATACACCGGGACATGTTATTTTGCATAACACAGACGCTAAAATTGCGTTCGTGGGTGATGTGCTATTTAACGGTGGTATCGGCCGTACAGATTTCCCTAAAGGGGATTATCAGACTCTGATTAATTCAATTAAAGGTAAATTGTGGCCACTAGGCAACGACGTTACTTTTGTGCCGGGTCATGGTCCTCTTTCAACGTTTGGTAATGAACGCGCTTCGAACCCATTCGTGGCTGACGAAATGCCGCTGTACTGA
- a CDS encoding YcbK family protein: MSEIDYKRRQILIAGGITLGASLFPQLAIASPFKSTNPRQMSMCNIHTGEDLETQYFDGEDYLPEELQRIYQICRDFRQNEVAKMDKRLFDGIAKIQANLGHKGQVRIISGYRSPKTNKMLQKNGGVAKKSYHMKGQAIDFNLEGVPLSKVHKAAKELRLGGVGYYPKSDFVHIDTGPVRSWRG; this comes from the coding sequence ATGTCTGAAATTGATTACAAACGCCGTCAGATTCTGATTGCTGGTGGTATTACATTAGGGGCTAGCTTGTTTCCACAGCTTGCGATCGCAAGCCCATTTAAGTCGACCAACCCTCGTCAAATGTCTATGTGTAATATTCACACTGGCGAAGATTTAGAGACGCAATACTTTGATGGTGAAGACTATTTACCTGAAGAACTACAACGTATTTATCAGATTTGTCGCGATTTCCGCCAAAACGAGGTCGCGAAAATGGATAAAAGATTGTTTGATGGTATTGCCAAGATCCAAGCTAATTTAGGGCACAAAGGGCAAGTTCGTATTATATCGGGTTATCGTTCACCCAAAACAAATAAGATGTTGCAAAAAAATGGTGGGGTAGCGAAAAAAAGTTACCACATGAAAGGGCAAGCCATCGACTTTAATTTAGAAGGCGTGCCTTTATCAAAAGTCCATAAAGCAGCAAAAGAATTACGCTTAGGTGGCGTTGGATATTATCCGAAAAGTGATTTTGTTCATATAGACACAGGTCCAGTGAGAAGCTGGCGTGGTTAG
- a CDS encoding BCCT family transporter produces the protein MRAKSGLLKGLNPPMALTAMTVIALFLLFGAFDPELAASWFTGAKDSIIAGFKWYYILVVALFFFFAVFLIFSRYGDIKLGDDDTEPEFSYFAWFSMLFGAGMGIGLIFWSIAEPIFHLQSNPFITEGGTAEAAQVAMRLTFFHWGLHPWAIYVIVGLSLAFFSYRRKLPLAIRSALYPILGDRIYGFWGHSADVLAVFGTVFGVATSLGLGVAQMNTGLSQLMGIEVSITNQLILIAIVSSIATLSVVSGVGKGVKILSELNLWLSILILIFFVAFGPTIYILNSFVQNIGDYLSNVVALSFWTNSEANGTSAWQSGWTAFYWGWWISWAPFVGMFIARISKGRTIREFSIGVLIVPSLLGMFWLTAFGGTALHIELFDGGGVIDAVNKDLTLALYETIGLMNTGWIEPIAKGVVTLLICTYFITSSDSGTLVVTTLLSVGDQEPPLRHRIFWGLGEGLVAAILLLTGGLAALQAASITAGLPFSVIMLMMCYSLVIGLRKEKERQFEDRIRLKAQDGSPHMSFMDRIGPGN, from the coding sequence ATGAGAGCAAAATCAGGTTTACTGAAAGGACTCAATCCCCCTATGGCGTTAACGGCCATGACGGTGATTGCGCTCTTCCTTCTTTTTGGTGCTTTTGATCCTGAACTGGCTGCATCTTGGTTCACCGGGGCAAAAGACTCTATCATTGCTGGCTTCAAGTGGTACTACATCCTTGTTGTTGCACTGTTCTTCTTCTTTGCTGTCTTCCTTATTTTTAGTCGCTACGGTGACATAAAGTTAGGGGATGATGATACCGAGCCCGAATTTAGCTACTTTGCATGGTTCTCTATGCTATTCGGGGCGGGTATGGGTATCGGCCTTATCTTCTGGAGTATCGCTGAACCGATTTTCCACCTGCAAAGTAACCCATTTATCACCGAAGGTGGTACAGCCGAAGCTGCCCAAGTCGCAATGCGATTAACGTTCTTCCACTGGGGTCTACACCCATGGGCGATTTATGTAATCGTAGGCTTATCACTTGCCTTCTTCTCTTACCGTCGCAAATTACCTCTAGCGATTCGTTCTGCGTTGTATCCGATTTTGGGTGATCGTATTTACGGATTCTGGGGGCACTCTGCTGATGTATTAGCGGTATTTGGTACTGTATTTGGTGTAGCAACTTCGCTTGGTTTAGGCGTGGCTCAGATGAACACAGGCTTAAGCCAGTTGATGGGGATTGAAGTTTCAATTACTAATCAGCTGATCTTAATTGCTATCGTTTCGTCTATTGCGACATTGTCAGTTGTATCCGGTGTGGGTAAAGGGGTGAAAATCTTATCAGAGCTTAACTTATGGCTGAGTATTCTGATCCTGATTTTCTTTGTGGCATTTGGTCCAACAATTTACATTTTGAACAGCTTTGTACAAAACATTGGTGACTACCTTTCTAATGTTGTCGCGCTGAGCTTCTGGACCAACTCTGAAGCCAATGGTACTTCTGCTTGGCAATCTGGCTGGACAGCATTCTACTGGGGCTGGTGGATTTCATGGGCACCATTCGTAGGTATGTTTATCGCGCGTATTTCGAAAGGTCGTACTATTCGTGAATTCTCTATCGGTGTACTGATTGTTCCTTCGCTATTAGGCATGTTCTGGTTAACTGCGTTTGGTGGTACAGCACTTCATATCGAATTGTTCGATGGTGGCGGTGTTATCGATGCAGTAAACAAAGATCTTACGTTAGCGTTATACGAAACGATTGGTTTAATGAACACTGGTTGGATAGAGCCAATTGCGAAAGGTGTTGTAACGTTATTGATCTGTACATACTTCATTACTTCATCAGATAGTGGCACCTTGGTTGTAACCACTTTGCTATCTGTTGGCGATCAAGAGCCGCCGTTACGTCACCGTATTTTCTGGGGCTTAGGTGAGGGCTTAGTGGCTGCAATTCTATTGCTAACGGGTGGTTTGGCTGCGCTACAAGCCGCTTCAATTACTGCGGGCTTACCTTTCTCTGTCATTATGCTGATGATGTGTTATTCACTCGTTATTGGCTTAAGAAAAGAAAAAGAGCGTCAGTTTGAAGATCGCATTCGTCTGAAAGCGCAAGATGGCTCACCACATATGTCCTTTATGGATCGCATTGGTCCGGGCAATTAA
- a CDS encoding imelysin family protein — MKAFIYHSKYQTKKQTKLCTTYGFKHQVRLQGVRNAVVVVGLIMLTGCQQEQQTMSDAVHQLHVTSAANFAQQANQLDQDFQLYCQSPTADTLSQAKEQWSTTMQAWMALQGREKGSEAALGLSWQIQFWPDKKNTTGRKLNQLLKQETMWQAGALANQSVAVQGLGAAEWFLYDQQSPIVQSKLSEYDKAAQVDKISAENCSLFTAVSGRIADSSAALEQAWKVNPWQSMPVKMALGEYLGALNNQLDYTMKKLSRPLGKPGSPKVYQAESWRSQTSMVNLKSNITAMQQLYLANESGLDKLLRDRGYAATADRIDKRFSALLEGWPQTPAMVPMLKTREGYRQLLNIYNGLEYIQIALQDEVAPELGIVVGFNATDGD, encoded by the coding sequence ATGAAAGCGTTTATATACCACAGCAAATACCAAACAAAAAAACAAACCAAGCTGTGCACAACATACGGATTTAAACATCAGGTTAGGCTGCAAGGTGTACGTAATGCCGTTGTTGTCGTAGGGCTAATCATGCTCACAGGGTGCCAGCAAGAACAGCAGACAATGTCTGATGCCGTGCATCAGTTGCATGTTACAAGTGCAGCTAACTTTGCCCAGCAAGCCAATCAATTGGATCAAGACTTTCAATTATATTGTCAGTCGCCAACAGCTGATACTTTGAGCCAAGCAAAAGAGCAATGGTCTACGACTATGCAAGCATGGATGGCGCTGCAGGGGCGAGAAAAAGGCAGTGAAGCTGCATTAGGGCTAAGTTGGCAAATCCAGTTTTGGCCTGATAAAAAAAACACGACAGGACGAAAACTGAACCAGTTACTTAAGCAAGAGACGATGTGGCAGGCTGGTGCGCTTGCAAATCAAAGTGTCGCCGTACAGGGGCTGGGAGCGGCAGAATGGTTTTTATATGATCAGCAAAGCCCCATAGTCCAAAGTAAACTGTCGGAATATGATAAAGCCGCTCAAGTAGATAAAATCTCAGCGGAAAATTGTTCATTATTTACTGCTGTGTCTGGCCGTATTGCCGACAGTAGTGCAGCCTTAGAACAGGCATGGAAAGTTAATCCATGGCAGTCTATGCCAGTAAAGATGGCGTTAGGGGAGTATTTAGGCGCGTTAAACAATCAGCTTGATTACACCATGAAGAAGCTGAGTCGGCCTTTGGGCAAGCCTGGTTCGCCTAAAGTGTATCAAGCGGAGTCATGGCGTTCGCAGACATCTATGGTGAACCTTAAATCGAATATTACCGCGATGCAGCAGCTCTATTTAGCCAATGAGTCTGGTTTGGATAAATTATTGCGTGATCGTGGTTATGCCGCAACCGCGGACAGAATCGACAAGCGCTTTTCAGCCCTGCTTGAAGGCTGGCCGCAAACACCTGCTATGGTGCCTATGTTGAAAACAAGAGAGGGTTACCGTCAGTTGTTGAACATTTACAACGGGCTAGAATATATTCAGATTGCATTACAAGATGAAGTCGCGCCTGAATTGGGTATTGTTGTGGGGTTTAATGCAACAGATGGTGACTGA